The window GCGGTGTCTTCGCGCGGACCTCGCGCGCGGTCTCCCTCGGTCTGGTGGCCGGGGTCTATCTGGTGGCCGGCGGCGCGGGCGCGCTGACCTGGTGGCTGCTCGCCCCGCACCACCACCCGCTGACGGTGGCCCTCTGGGCCGATCTGGTCGGCACCGTGGTGGTCTTCGCCGCCTCGGTGGTGGCACGCAACGCCAGCCTCTACGACCCGTACTGGAGCGTGGCGCCGCCGCTGATCGTCCTCGGCTGGGTGATCGCCGCCGGGCACGGAGTCGGCGTACGGCAGGCACTGGTGCTCGGCCTGGTCACCGTCTGGGCGGTACGCCTCACCGGCAACTGGGCCGCCGGCTGGACGGGCCTGAGCCACGAGGACTGGCGTTACGTGCAGATACGCGGGCAGACCGCGGGTCGGCCGCCCTGGTGGCTGGTCAACCTCACCGGCGTGCAACTCATGCCGACCCTGGTCGTCTTCGCCGGCCTGGTCGCCGTTTGGCCGGCGATCACCGGCGACCGGCCGCTGGGCTGGCTCGACGCGGTCGCGGCCGGGCTCACCGCCGCCGCGATCGCCCTGGAGGCGCTCGCCGACCGCCAGTTGCACCGGTTCACCGGCGAGCCGGCGAACCGGGGCCGGATCGCCGACCGGGGCGTGTGGCGGTACGTCCGGCACCCGAACTACCTGGGCGAGATCGCCTTCTGGTGGGGCCTGTGGTTGTTCGGGCTGGCCGCCGCGCCGCGCTGGTGGACCGTGGTCGGGCCGCTGGTGATGGTGGCGCTGTTCACCGGGGTGAGCATTCCGATGATGGACCGGCGGTCGCTGGACCGCCGGCCCGGTTATCGGGAACACATGCGGAAGGTGCCCGCCCTGCTGCCCCGGCTCACGCGCCGACCGGCACCCGCTCCTTGATGAAGTTGAGCAGTTCCCGGGTGACGTCCTCGGCGTGGGTCCAGGGGATCCCGTGCGGCGCGTCCTTGAGTACCACCAGCTTGCTGCCGTTGACCATGCCCACCAACCGCTTGCCGGTGGACGGGAACGGAAGCACCCGGTCGGCGTCGCCCTGGATGATCAGCAGCGGCACGTCGATGCGGGGCAGGTCGTCCCGGAAGTCGGTCAACCAGGCCGGTACGGCGGCCAGGGTCGCCGTCGGAGACGAGCTGATGGCCATGCTCCAGTTCGCCCGGACCGCGTCGTCGCTGACCAGCTTGCCGGCGTTGACGTCGAGGTTGAAGAAGTTCTGCAGGAACTGGGTGTACCAGACGTACCGGTCCTTGCGGATCTGGTCCATGAAGCCGTCGAACAGGCTCTGGTCGACCCCCTCGGGGTTGTCGGCCGTCTTGAGCAGGAACGGCGGGATCGGCGAGACCACCACCGCCCGGTTCACCCGCGCGGACCCGTACGCGCCGAGGTAGCGGGTCACCTCGCCGGTGCCCATCGAGTGCCCGACCAGGGTGACGTTGCGCAGGTCGAGGGTGTTCATGATCTGGTCCAGATCGGCGGCGAAGGTGTCGTAGTCGTAGCCCATGGTGGGCTGACTGGACTTGCCGAAGCCCCGACGGTCGTAGGTGATGGCCCGGTATCCGGCATCGACCAACGCCTGCACCTGCTTCTCCCACGCGGTGCCGCCGAACGGGTACCCGGGAATGAGCAACACCGGCTGACCTGCGCCGTGGTCCTCGTAGTAGATGTCGATGGACGCGGAATTCTCCACCCCGACACTGATGTACGGCATCTCGACTCCTCTCGCATGGACGCGTGCGTGACGGGGGTCGGCCGATCCGTTGCCACGTGAGAGGGGCGCGGCAGCCTGAAATTAACACGGTCCGGGGTGGGTGGTGGCCGAGTCGCCGGGTTGGGTCCACCCCTGCCGAGCGGTACCGCAAATTTTCGGCCCCGGTCCGATAGTTCAGGCCGTCGCGGCACGCACTCTGGACCGCTGCTTCATCACGCCGGCCCTGTCCCCGCCGAGAGGGTGGGCCGGGAGCAGAGCATCGAGACCCTCGACGGGAGGCCAAGTTTCCGGAAACATATCGGAAGCAACGGCATCAGCCCCCGGCACGACGACGTCGCCGGTGGGACTTCGGAGTGCCGGTACAAGCGACAGGAGGCTGCCATGAGCAGCGATCCCCGGGCCAGCAACGGCCACCGCACCCTGACGGCGGCGCCACTGGCAGCGTGGCAGGACCCGTCCCGACCGGTCGACGTACGGGTCGACGACCTTCTCGGCCGGTTGTCACTGGAGGAGAAGATCGCCCAGCTGTACGGCGTCTGGGTCGGCGCGGACGTGTCCGACGAGGACATGGCCCCGCACCAGCACGACATGGTGGACGAGATACCGGACTGGCGGGAACTCATCCGGGTCGGGTTGGGGCAGCTCACCCGGCCGTTCGGCACCGCCCCGATCGACCCGGCGCTCGGTGCGCGGGCGCTCGCCCGGATGCAGGCCGAGATCGTCGCCGCGAACCGGTTCGGAATCCCGGCGATCGCGCACGAGGAGTGCCTGTCGGGCTTCATGACCTGGGGCGCCACCGTCTATCCCACCCCGCTGGCGTGGGGCGCCACCTTCGACCCCGAGCTCGTCGAGCGGATGGCCGGGCAGATCGGGGCGGCGCTGCGGCAGGTGGGCGTACACCAGGGGCTGGCGCCGGTGCTCGACGTGACCCGCGATCCGCGCTGGGGCCGGACCGAGGAGACCATCGGCGAGGATCCGTACCTGGTCGCGACGATCGGCACCGCGTACGTGCGGGGGTTGCAGTCGGCCGGGGTCATCGCCACCCTGAAGCACTTCGCCGGCTACTCCGCCTCCCGGGCCGGCCGCAACTTCGCCCCGGTCGCGGTCGGTCCACGCGAACTCGCCGACGTGCTCCTCCCGCCGTTCGAGATGGCGGTACGCGACGGCGGGGCCGGATCGGTCATGCACTCGTACGCCGAGGTCGACGGCGTACCGGCGGCGGCCGACGAACGGCTCCTCACCGACCTGCTGCGGGTCCGGTGGGGCTTCACCGGGACCGTCGTCGCGGACTACTTCGGCGTCGCCTTCCTGCAACTGCTGCATCACGTCGCCGACTCGGCCGTGGACGCGGCCCGGCTGGCGCTCACCGCCGGGGTCGACGTCGAACTGCCCGCCGTCCGCTGCTTCGGCCCGGCCCTCGTCGCCGCGGTCCGCGCCGGAACCGTGCCGGAGGCCCTGGTCAACCGGGCCGTTGCCCGGGTCCTGCGGCAGAAGTGCACGCTCGGGCTGCTCGACCCGGAGTGGCAACCCAGTCCGCCGGCCCTGGCCGGTCGCGGCGACGAACCGGCCGAGCTGGAGGGGACCGTCGACCTGGACCCGCCGGCCAACCGGGCGCTCGCCCGGGAACTCGCCGAGGAGTCGGTGGTCCTGCTCGCCAACGACGGAGTCCTCCCGCTGGCCCCCGACTCCCGGATCGCGCTGGTGGGGCCGCTGGCCGACGGCGTCACCGGGATGCTCGGCTGCTACACCTTCCCGAGCCACGTCGGCGGTCAGCATCCGGGCGTACCGGCCGGGGTGGACATCCCCACCCTGCTGGCGTCGCTGCGCGCCGAACTGCCCT of the Micromonospora sp. NBC_01796 genome contains:
- a CDS encoding DUF1295 domain-containing protein codes for the protein MSSYVIGGVFARTSRAVSLGLVAGVYLVAGGAGALTWWLLAPHHHPLTVALWADLVGTVVVFAASVVARNASLYDPYWSVAPPLIVLGWVIAAGHGVGVRQALVLGLVTVWAVRLTGNWAAGWTGLSHEDWRYVQIRGQTAGRPPWWLVNLTGVQLMPTLVVFAGLVAVWPAITGDRPLGWLDAVAAGLTAAAIALEALADRQLHRFTGEPANRGRIADRGVWRYVRHPNYLGEIAFWWGLWLFGLAAAPRWWTVVGPLVMVALFTGVSIPMMDRRSLDRRPGYREHMRKVPALLPRLTRRPAPAP
- a CDS encoding alpha/beta fold hydrolase; protein product: MPYISVGVENSASIDIYYEDHGAGQPVLLIPGYPFGGTAWEKQVQALVDAGYRAITYDRRGFGKSSQPTMGYDYDTFAADLDQIMNTLDLRNVTLVGHSMGTGEVTRYLGAYGSARVNRAVVVSPIPPFLLKTADNPEGVDQSLFDGFMDQIRKDRYVWYTQFLQNFFNLDVNAGKLVSDDAVRANWSMAISSSPTATLAAVPAWLTDFRDDLPRIDVPLLIIQGDADRVLPFPSTGKRLVGMVNGSKLVVLKDAPHGIPWTHAEDVTRELLNFIKERVPVGA
- a CDS encoding glycoside hydrolase family 3 N-terminal domain-containing protein is translated as MSSDPRASNGHRTLTAAPLAAWQDPSRPVDVRVDDLLGRLSLEEKIAQLYGVWVGADVSDEDMAPHQHDMVDEIPDWRELIRVGLGQLTRPFGTAPIDPALGARALARMQAEIVAANRFGIPAIAHEECLSGFMTWGATVYPTPLAWGATFDPELVERMAGQIGAALRQVGVHQGLAPVLDVTRDPRWGRTEETIGEDPYLVATIGTAYVRGLQSAGVIATLKHFAGYSASRAGRNFAPVAVGPRELADVLLPPFEMAVRDGGAGSVMHSYAEVDGVPAAADERLLTDLLRVRWGFTGTVVADYFGVAFLQLLHHVADSAVDAARLALTAGVDVELPAVRCFGPALVAAVRAGTVPEALVNRAVARVLRQKCTLGLLDPEWQPSPPALAGRGDEPAELEGTVDLDPPANRALARELAEESVVLLANDGVLPLAPDSRIALVGPLADGVTGMLGCYTFPSHVGGQHPGVPAGVDIPTLLASLRAELPSARLSHAAGCTVDGTDRAGIAEAVAAATEADVCVAVLGDRAGLFGAGTSGEGSDAADLHLPGVQQELLTGLLDTGTPVVLVLLAGRPYALGGWADRLAAVVQAFFPGEEGGPAIAGVLGGRVNPSGRLPVSVPRDPGGQPAGYLAPALGHRTEVSNIDPTARHPFGHGLSYTRFDWRDVLVDGVAPTEGQRTDVPTGGTVTVSVAVQNTGERDGAEVVQLYLHDPVAQVTRPVVRLTGYARVPLAAGQSRRVTFRVHADLTSFTGRDGHRVVEPGDLELRLSASSAEHRFVVPLRLTGVERRVDHRRRMVAEVTVR